From the genome of Phytohabitans rumicis, one region includes:
- a CDS encoding SUKH-3 domain-containing protein: protein MSGRFSPEVDAALREAGWTPDRRLPAEDIAAMRRAVADRMGTFGGRLDDSNAADPVLAEFGGLVIDGGRDGVDLAPRPFVLDPTLAAGSVETLIDVGRAMGTLLYPLGVEGLDEAVLAITNSGKIVSVDPTGEWLLGDTVEEALDVLVTGRRPRRVAPGNGRQPLWQPPPATEPDDLLPLGPSSARSERPSSCRARRPTCTTSGCRTRSPGSACSPPPAPATRASSRSPTGAG from the coding sequence ATGAGCGGGCGGTTCAGTCCGGAGGTCGACGCCGCGCTGCGGGAGGCGGGCTGGACGCCCGACCGGCGGCTGCCCGCCGAGGACATCGCGGCGATGCGCCGGGCGGTGGCCGACCGCATGGGTACGTTCGGCGGCCGGCTGGACGACTCGAACGCCGCGGACCCGGTGCTGGCCGAGTTCGGCGGGCTGGTCATCGACGGTGGCCGGGACGGCGTCGATCTCGCCCCGCGCCCGTTCGTGCTGGACCCGACGCTGGCCGCCGGCAGCGTGGAGACGCTCATCGACGTCGGTCGGGCCATGGGCACCCTGCTCTACCCCCTGGGCGTCGAAGGGCTCGACGAGGCGGTCCTGGCCATCACCAACAGCGGCAAGATCGTGTCGGTCGACCCGACCGGCGAGTGGCTCCTGGGCGACACCGTCGAGGAGGCGCTGGACGTGCTCGTCACCGGTCGCCGCCCCCGCCGGGTGGCGCCCGGCAACGGCCGGCAGCCGCTGTGGCAGCCGCCGCCCGCCACCGAACCGGACGACCTGCTCCCGCTGGGGCCATCAAGCGCCCGCTCGGAGCGGCCTTCTTCCTGCCGCGCACGCCGGCCAACCTGCACTACGTCTGGCTGCCGGACACGCTCACCCGGATCGGCCTGTTCGCCACCGCCGGCCCCAGCGACCCGCGCATCTTCGAGATCACCGACTGGGGCGGGCTGA
- a CDS encoding AAA domain-containing protein: protein MTAAQEDIEPTGGDDAPPVVHARAVALTEYLLAVRALLEKPVRAVPAADAYWQDELPAHVECGLGPYQPGGSWLRVSRPEPPTPPSIPTPLLRHLVWDLSAITPPTIGDVPQRVHAEFTSWVETQWLPWSHLHQAAEATRRLHDRLYDLRYRVDIDAARVELVWGHLVLQHRDIRYPLIATPVAIEYDPESTTVAVVPQGPPRLQADALGDLDGRRVADFLELGGTGGQVDVDPWDATERQDFARRAVRRLGLDADAVTDTGVLFVRPRQRMVRRFLEQLRDRLAANPSAGVGALAGVLAHEPSRLHMPDDDPDAWTRTRERLLMPMATNDAQESIARRLAAHRNVAVQGPPGTGKTHTIRNLICHLVAHGKRVLVLAQKEDPLRVLRDGLPSEIQPLCLAVLGRSADQLVQLQVAARELSDRAATLDRDAEGAWVRRLVADIEAAEAGFAEARAELLATAEREAAKYEGSTAGEVGDWLRRHEADALVADAVEPGTPPPLEAVEFAALADLARRISAADRAAALSPLPAEGQLPTGEAIAAQRDALRDARKVVDALRDRGIAIEGVRRLGAPAIDELAASLRQASDDLTRREGSWTDRLGQLIRDPSWRAVWDGHVAAGQQLLTELGRRTAFVAGRRVTIPEPYADQPRRLLAQLTEVRARYAAGKPVRRLTHAELARVVAEIHVDGEPLRTVDDVDLVVATVERTQLRQQLAARWDEWRTRLDAPVPALGPARAERAPAGPADEPELWAGRLLSSAQEALDWESRRWPELHATLTTAFPRYSRDADARQIAELAGAVEAAGNVFLADRLAAEREAMSGWLREAAAHSPLLQSLAAAWDRDDLAGWDTALAEIRRLWTLRADATRYAALHARLAAVAPQWAGAIDAGAADFDGAAALRAWQWRQAQTWFDSVVGDVDGADLGRRLERARDQIRRLTANLVVTSAWLEVSLTLDDRRKAALADWTAALRKIGKGTGKSAAHWQAAAQRAMAEAVTAVPVWIMSIDRALEQFPGSPPIFDVVIVDEASQADVFALPVLTLARRAVVVGDDQQIGPQLVGVPTDRVNALAATHLHEAGVPSAEHFDTESSLYDHAVRRSPQRILLTEHFRSVPGIIGFSSGVYYDGKIQPLRASRSGLDSAVVAVHVPTGRRTVLPEYGEVNVAEAEALVARVAAIVADPSYEGRSLGVVSLLSGSGQAAYLQHRLREEIGPDELERRELRVGDPYTFQGDERDVVLASMVVSSADGAIGAFTKRDFHRRINVAASRARDQMWVFHSVTLADLHADDARAALLAYAQRPPAPVAVGGEPVTDFQRAVLRRFTDAGLRPVPQFRIGTFTVDFMVAAPDGRRLAIECDGDSYHGAEAFAQDLRRQAILERVGNCVFVRLRASVFHRDPEAALRPVWERADELGIVTSKVAV from the coding sequence ATGACCGCAGCGCAGGAGGACATCGAGCCCACCGGCGGCGACGACGCGCCGCCGGTGGTTCACGCGCGGGCCGTCGCCCTCACCGAGTACCTGCTCGCCGTCCGCGCCCTGCTGGAGAAGCCGGTCCGCGCCGTGCCGGCGGCCGACGCGTACTGGCAGGACGAACTGCCGGCCCACGTCGAGTGCGGGCTCGGGCCGTACCAGCCGGGCGGGAGCTGGCTGCGGGTGAGCCGGCCGGAGCCGCCCACCCCGCCGTCGATCCCCACCCCGCTGCTGCGCCACCTGGTGTGGGACCTGTCCGCCATCACCCCGCCGACGATCGGCGACGTGCCGCAGCGGGTGCACGCCGAGTTCACCAGCTGGGTCGAAACGCAGTGGCTGCCCTGGTCGCACCTGCACCAGGCGGCCGAGGCCACCCGACGCCTGCACGACCGCCTCTACGACCTGCGCTACCGGGTCGACATCGACGCCGCGCGGGTCGAGCTGGTCTGGGGCCACCTCGTCCTGCAGCACCGCGACATCCGGTACCCGCTGATCGCCACGCCGGTCGCGATCGAGTACGACCCGGAGTCCACCACCGTGGCGGTGGTGCCGCAGGGCCCGCCCCGCCTGCAGGCGGACGCGCTCGGCGACCTCGACGGCCGGCGCGTCGCCGACTTCCTGGAGCTGGGCGGCACCGGCGGCCAGGTCGACGTCGACCCGTGGGACGCGACCGAGCGGCAGGACTTCGCCCGCCGGGCCGTACGCCGGCTCGGGCTCGACGCGGACGCCGTCACCGACACCGGCGTGCTGTTCGTCCGGCCCCGCCAGCGGATGGTCCGCCGCTTCCTGGAGCAGCTGCGCGACCGGCTCGCCGCCAACCCGTCCGCCGGTGTGGGCGCGCTCGCCGGCGTGCTGGCCCACGAACCGAGCCGGCTGCACATGCCCGACGACGACCCGGACGCCTGGACCCGGACGCGCGAGCGGCTGCTCATGCCGATGGCCACCAACGACGCCCAGGAGTCGATCGCGCGCCGGCTCGCCGCGCACCGCAACGTCGCCGTACAGGGCCCGCCCGGCACCGGCAAGACGCACACCATCCGCAACCTGATCTGCCACCTCGTCGCGCACGGCAAGCGCGTGCTCGTCCTCGCGCAGAAGGAGGACCCGCTGCGCGTCCTGCGCGACGGCCTGCCGAGCGAGATCCAGCCGCTCTGCCTGGCCGTGCTCGGCCGCTCCGCCGACCAGCTCGTCCAGCTCCAGGTCGCGGCCCGCGAGCTGTCCGACCGGGCGGCCACGCTCGACCGGGACGCCGAGGGCGCGTGGGTGCGCCGGCTGGTGGCCGACATCGAGGCCGCCGAGGCCGGTTTCGCGGAGGCCCGCGCCGAGCTGCTCGCCACCGCCGAGCGGGAGGCGGCCAAGTACGAGGGCAGCACCGCCGGCGAGGTCGGCGACTGGCTGCGCCGGCACGAGGCGGACGCCCTCGTCGCCGACGCCGTCGAGCCGGGCACGCCACCGCCGCTGGAGGCCGTCGAGTTCGCCGCGCTCGCCGACCTGGCCCGGCGGATCTCCGCCGCCGACCGCGCGGCGGCGCTGAGCCCGCTGCCCGCCGAGGGCCAGCTGCCGACCGGCGAGGCGATCGCCGCGCAACGGGACGCGCTGCGCGACGCGCGCAAGGTGGTCGACGCGCTGCGCGACCGCGGGATCGCCATCGAGGGGGTACGCCGGCTCGGCGCGCCCGCGATCGACGAACTGGCCGCGTCTCTGCGCCAGGCGTCCGACGACCTGACCCGGCGCGAGGGCAGCTGGACCGACCGGCTCGGCCAGCTCATCCGCGACCCGAGCTGGCGCGCGGTGTGGGACGGGCACGTGGCCGCCGGCCAGCAGCTGCTCACCGAGCTGGGGCGCCGTACGGCGTTCGTGGCCGGCCGCCGGGTCACCATCCCGGAGCCGTACGCGGACCAGCCCCGCCGCCTGCTCGCCCAGCTCACCGAGGTGCGCGCCCGGTACGCCGCCGGCAAGCCGGTCCGCCGCCTGACCCACGCGGAGCTGGCCCGCGTCGTCGCCGAGATCCACGTCGACGGCGAGCCGTTGCGCACGGTCGACGACGTCGACCTGGTGGTGGCCACCGTGGAGCGCACCCAGCTGCGCCAGCAGCTCGCCGCCCGCTGGGACGAGTGGCGCACCCGCCTGGACGCCCCGGTGCCGGCTCTGGGACCCGCGCGAGCGGAGCGAGCGCCAGCTGGCCCAGCTGACGAGCCGGAGCTGTGGGCCGGCCGGCTGCTCAGCTCCGCCCAGGAGGCGCTCGACTGGGAGAGCCGCCGCTGGCCGGAGCTGCACGCCACGCTGACCACCGCCTTCCCGCGCTACTCCCGCGACGCGGACGCCCGGCAGATCGCCGAGCTGGCCGGGGCGGTCGAGGCCGCCGGCAACGTCTTCCTCGCCGACCGGCTGGCGGCCGAGCGCGAGGCGATGTCGGGCTGGCTTCGGGAAGCTGCCGCACATTCGCCGCTGCTCCAGTCGCTGGCCGCCGCCTGGGACCGGGACGACCTGGCCGGCTGGGACACCGCGCTCGCCGAGATCCGTCGACTGTGGACGCTGCGGGCGGACGCCACCCGGTACGCCGCGCTGCACGCCCGGCTCGCCGCCGTCGCGCCACAGTGGGCGGGCGCGATCGATGCCGGCGCCGCCGACTTCGACGGCGCGGCCGCGCTCCGGGCCTGGCAGTGGCGGCAGGCGCAGACCTGGTTCGACTCGGTGGTCGGCGACGTCGACGGCGCCGACCTGGGCCGCCGGCTGGAGCGGGCGCGGGACCAGATCCGCCGCCTCACCGCCAACCTGGTGGTGACGTCGGCCTGGCTGGAGGTCTCGCTCACCCTCGACGACCGGCGCAAGGCCGCGCTCGCCGACTGGACCGCCGCGCTCCGCAAGATCGGCAAGGGCACCGGCAAGAGCGCCGCGCACTGGCAGGCCGCCGCCCAGCGCGCCATGGCCGAGGCGGTCACCGCCGTGCCCGTCTGGATCATGTCGATCGACCGGGCGCTGGAGCAGTTCCCGGGCTCCCCGCCCATCTTCGACGTGGTGATCGTGGACGAGGCGTCCCAGGCGGACGTCTTCGCGCTGCCCGTGCTGACCCTGGCCCGGCGCGCGGTCGTGGTCGGCGACGACCAGCAGATCGGCCCGCAGTTGGTGGGCGTGCCGACCGACCGGGTCAACGCGCTGGCCGCCACCCACCTGCACGAGGCCGGCGTGCCGTCGGCGGAGCACTTCGACACCGAGAGCAGCCTGTACGACCACGCGGTCCGCCGCTCGCCCCAGCGGATCCTGCTCACCGAGCACTTCCGCAGCGTGCCCGGCATCATCGGCTTCTCCAGCGGCGTGTACTACGACGGCAAGATCCAGCCGTTGCGGGCCTCGCGCAGCGGCCTGGACAGCGCGGTGGTCGCGGTGCACGTGCCCACCGGCCGGCGCACGGTCCTGCCGGAGTACGGCGAGGTCAACGTCGCCGAGGCGGAAGCCCTGGTGGCCCGCGTCGCGGCGATCGTCGCCGACCCGTCGTACGAGGGGCGCTCGCTGGGCGTGGTGAGCCTGCTGTCCGGCAGCGGGCAGGCGGCGTACCTGCAGCACCGGTTGCGCGAGGAGATCGGGCCGGACGAGTTGGAGCGCCGCGAGCTGCGGGTTGGCGACCCGTACACGTTCCAGGGCGACGAGCGCGATGTGGTGCTCGCGTCGATGGTGGTGTCCAGCGCGGACGGCGCGATCGGCGCGTTCACCAAGCGCGACTTCCACCGCCGGATCAACGTCGCGGCCTCCCGCGCCCGCGACCAGATGTGGGTCTTCCACTCGGTGACGCTGGCCGATCTGCACGCCGACGACGCGCGCGCGGCGCTGCTGGCGTACGCCCAGCGGCCGCCGGCACCGGTGGCGGTGGGCGGCGAGCCGGTCACCGACTTCCAGCGGGCGGTGCTGCGCCGGTTCACCGACGCGGGGCTGCGACCGGTGCCGCAGTTCCGGATCGGCACGTTCACCGTCGACTTCATGGTCGCCGCGCCGGACGGGCGGCGGCTGGCCATCGAGTGCGACGGCGACAGCTATCACGGCGCCGAGGCGTTCGCGCAGGACCTGCGCCGACAGGCCATTTTGGAACGCGTCGGCAACTGCGTCTTCGTACGCCTGCGGGCCAGCGTCTTCCACCGCGACCCCGAGGCGGCCCTGCGCCCCGTGTGGGAGCGCGCCGACGAACTGGGCATCGTCACCAGTAAAGTGGCGGTGTGA
- a CDS encoding YwqJ-related putative deaminase, whose translation MIDQWEAQLIAAPWVNQDKSVGLVRTAGVHEFDLGYVFWRVLPPGESEDVGSGRAVVDRRNGELTYWPSVPVPEVVEQYRAYREQVPVATLTWDPVVRARHLRVRAAFPENATHLRLPDGRVRISHSMRGEGTPRPHRLVAQFLDELPVAYRERGYERCSEVAAVSDALYAEEAKRSADVSLDSARTEVFRGADLVTYRIREPGDPTAGEPTPPCVSCQALLRHFGFALQGPEGAA comes from the coding sequence GTGATCGATCAGTGGGAGGCGCAACTGATCGCGGCCCCCTGGGTCAACCAGGACAAATCGGTGGGACTGGTGCGGACCGCCGGCGTGCACGAGTTCGACCTCGGGTACGTGTTCTGGCGGGTGCTGCCGCCGGGTGAGTCCGAAGACGTCGGCTCCGGCCGCGCGGTCGTCGACCGGCGCAACGGCGAGCTGACGTACTGGCCGTCGGTGCCCGTCCCCGAGGTGGTCGAGCAGTACCGGGCGTACCGGGAGCAGGTGCCGGTGGCCACGCTGACCTGGGACCCGGTGGTGCGGGCGCGGCACCTGCGGGTGCGCGCCGCCTTCCCGGAGAACGCCACCCACCTGCGCCTGCCCGACGGGCGCGTACGGATCTCACACAGCATGCGCGGCGAGGGCACGCCGCGGCCGCACCGCCTGGTCGCGCAGTTCCTCGACGAGCTGCCGGTGGCGTACCGGGAGCGCGGCTACGAGCGCTGCTCCGAGGTCGCCGCCGTCTCCGACGCGCTGTACGCCGAGGAGGCCAAGCGGTCGGCCGACGTGTCGCTGGACTCCGCGCGCACCGAGGTCTTCCGCGGGGCGGACCTCGTGACGTACCGGATCCGGGAGCCCGGCGATCCGACCGCCGGCGAGCCGACGCCGCCGTGCGTCTCGTGCCAGGCCCTGCTGCGCCACTTCGGCTTCGCGCTGCAAGGCCCGGAGGGCGCGGCATGA